One Glycine soja cultivar W05 chromosome 2, ASM419377v2, whole genome shotgun sequence genomic region harbors:
- the LOC114400511 gene encoding probable serine/threonine-protein kinase samkC, which translates to MSDEKTNVQPTAEPANEDFLPPSDWDRQNDSDTLILMLPGFRKEQMKVQVTSNRMLRVSGGRKISENKFRQFRKEEPLSDFHDTKGITAKFEAGMLYVRIPKVFKPQPPPTQQEEPSKPQPTTTKQEPSKPQPPPTQLEPPMPQPLKHQPPPTTTQQEPSKPQKTTKTYHKPHAPQQHVDEKETKEDKISGEYSKTKTQTPLPQEPIKAAHDEDSQKKPQKEMMSKAETEEKSKTSEAQEMHGTTQTTFKEQNEDDRGVDSQKKDKGKLAETDGNDIKEEAITSKAQKTCPDELSKRSNVAMMHKILAMISDFVLEVKKQSKVPHFVVLFILVLLIGYYINSRVKSSFGGPNNQEL; encoded by the exons ATGTCGGATGAAAAGACAAATGTACAACCAACAGCAGAACCTGCCAATGAAGATTTTCTTCCACCATCTGATTGGGATCGTCAGAACGACAGTGACACGCTAATTCTAATGCTTCCAG gGTTTAGGAAGGAGCAAATGAAGGTTCAAGTAACCTCGAACCGTATGCTAAGGGTGAGTGGCGGAAGAAAGATCAGTGAGAACAAATTCCGTCAATTTCGTAAGGAAGAACCCCTTTCTGATTTTCATGACACCAAAGGGATCACTGCCAAGTTTGAAGCTGGGATGCTATATGTAAGGATTCCCAAAGTGTTCAAACCACAGCCACCACCAACACAACAAGAAGAACCTTCAAAGCctcaaccaacaacaacaaaacaagaacCTTCAAAGCCTCAACCACCACCAACACAACTAGAACCTCCAATGCCTCAACCTCTAAAGCATCaaccaccaccaacaacaacacAACAAGAACCTTCAAAGCCtcagaaaacaacaaaaacttatcataaaccacATGCTCCTCAACAACATGTTGATGAAAAAGAGACAAAGGAGGACAAAATTAGTGGAGAGTATTCCAAAACCAAGACACAGACACCACTACCCCAGGAACCAATTAAGGCAGCTCATGATGAAGACTCTCAAAAGAAGCCGCAAAAGGAGATGATGAGCAAAGCAGAAACTGAGGAGAAAAGCAAAACTTCTGAAGCTCAAGAAATGCATGGAACTACACAGACAACATTCAAGGAGCAAAATGAAGATGATCGTGGTGTAGATTCTCAGAAGAAGGACAAGGGAAAATTAGCAGAAACAGATGGCAATGATATTAAGGAAGAAGCTATAACCTCTAAAGCTCAGAAAACTTGTCCTGATGAATTGAGTAAGCGTAGTAATGTAGCCATGATGCACAAAATCCTGGCCATGATTTCTGATTTTGTTTTGGAGGTTAAGAAGCAAAGTAAAGTGCCCCACTTTGTTGTCCTCTTCATTCTTGTGTTGCTGATTGGGTACTACATTAATAGTAGAGTCAAATCATCTTTTGGAGGACCCAACAACCAAGAGCTTTAA
- the LOC114400526 gene encoding uncharacterized protein LOC114400526 — MGSRTQPAASDRVYEDFVPLYEWDRNERLVNVMLPGFRRDQLKVQVTSKPTLRLMGERLITENRWRRFNLELPLLSDYDTDSVTAKFEGAKLSIKFGELSLTKPKETLITPPSQKIEQQKAPAPEAKTNGEVSDQKTPQNKEETNKTETTHGTDKGAQEAKTNDLSETKEALTPTAPKTRPVSRSKTRLIDFGLGSGSNHVDDQVIEDLEAGKNKCKRLVKWMVIIYLVVALVGLGVYYGKNALTSYPEESYFQEL, encoded by the exons ATGGGTTCAAGGACACAGCCAGCAGCATCTGATCGTGTCTACGAAGACTTTGTACCATTGTATGAATGGGATAGAAATGAAAGGCTTGTCAATGTTATGCTACCAG GTTTTAGAAGGGATCAATTGAAGGTTCAAGTGACCTCAAAGCCCACCCTAAGGCTAATGGGTGAACGACTGATAACTGAGAACAGATGGCGTCGTTTCAATTTAGAACTGCCCCTCCTTTCTGATTATGACACTGACAGTGTCACTGCCAAGTTTGAGGGTGCTAAGCTATCAATCAAATTTGGAGAACTTTCACTGACTAAGCCTAAGGAAACATTAATAACTCCTCCATCACAAAAAATAGAACAGCAAAAGGCACCTGCCCCAGAAGCAAAGACCAATGGTGAAGTCTCTGATCAAAAGACACCACAGAATAAGgaggaaaccaacaaaactgAAACAACTCATGGCACAGACAAAGGAGCTCAGGAAGCAAAAACTAATGACTTGAGTGAAACAAAAGAAGCACTAACCCCTACAGCTCCCAAGACTAGGCCTGTTTCAAGATCCAAAACTAGGCTAATAGATTTCGGCCTTGGTTCTGGATCAAATCATGTTGATGATCAAGTCATTGAAGATTTGGAGGCAGGGAAGAACAAGTGCAAGAGATTGGTGAAATGGATGGTGATAATCTACTTGGTTGTGGCCCTTGTGGGACTTGGGGTTTATTATGGCAAAAATGCATTGACATCATACCCTGAAGAATCATACTTCCAAGAGCTGTGA
- the LOC114400517 gene encoding molybdopterin biosynthesis protein CNX1: protein MISVIDALQTVLNASKRLPPLTVPLHDALGKVLAQDVRAPDPLPPYPASVKDGYAVVSADGPGEYPVVAESRAGDDALGLTLSPGTVAYVTTGGPIPDGADAVVQVENTEIVNDASDGTKRVRILLQTTKGNDIRPVGVDIEKDAVVLTSGERLGASEIGLLATVGVTMVKVYPTPTVAVLSTGDELVEPTTGHLNRGQIRDSNRAMLLAAAVQHQCKVLDFGIAKDDKEYQGRILDKAFASGIHILLTSGGVSMGDKDFIKPLLEKRGKVHFDKVCIKPGKPFTFAEIDFQSTESKILAFGLPGNPVSSLVCFHLFVVPAIRYLAGWTNPHHFRVQARLRQPIKTDPIRPEYHRASVIWTDNDGSGNPGFVAVSTGHQVSSRLLSMKSANALLEFPATGSVVSAGTAVSAIIISDLRPMACDENHKSSDSAFALPGIKSNKITTDSSGDAEVKVAILTVSDTVAMGAGPDRSGPRAVSVINSSSERLGGARVVATAVVPDDVAKIQDILRRWSDIEQMDLIITLGGTGFTSRDLTPEATKPLIEKETPGLLHVMMQESLKVTKSAMLSRSAAGIRGSTLIINMPGNPNAVAECMEALLPALKHGLKQLRGDKKEKHPRHVPHAEAVPADVWEQSYMLATGAGSDVSCSCCK from the exons ATGATCTCCGTCATTGACGCTCTCCAAACGGTCCTTAACGCCTCTAAACGTCTTCCCCCACTCACTGTTCCCCTTCACGATGCCCTAGGCAAGGTCTTGGCCCAAGATGTTCGCGCCCCCGATCCTCTCCCTCCCTACCCGGCCTCCGTCAAGGACGGTTACGCCGTCGTCTCCGCCGATGGCCCCGGCGAGTATCCCGTCGTTGCCGAATCGAGAGCTGGAGATGACGCTCTCGGCCTCACTCTCTCCCCTGGAACTGTCGCTTACGTCACAACCGGAG gACCAATACCTGATGGTGCTGATGCAGTTGTTCAGGTTGAGAATACTGAAATAGTGAACGATGCCTCCGATGGTACTAAGAGGGTCAGAATATTGCTACAAACCACCAAAGGCAATGATATACGCCCAGTG GGAGTTGATATTGAGAAAGATGCAGTAGTCTTGACATCTGGAGAAAGGTTAGGTGCTTCAGAAATTGGTTTGCTTGCTACAGTTGGTGTTACAATGGTTAAG GTGTATCCTACTCCAACAGTTGCTGTTCTTTCTACTGGAGACGAGCTTGTGGAGCCAACTACTGGGCATCTGAATCGTGGTCAG ATTAGGGACTCTAATCGTGCCATGCTGCTGGCAGCTGCGGTACAGCATCAGTGCAAAGTTCTGGACTTTGGTATTGCTAAGGATGACAAAgaatatcaaggaaggatcttGGATAAAGCATTTGCGTCTGGAATTCATATTCTTCTAACTTCAGGAGGTGTTTCAATGGGAGACAAAGATTTTATCAAGCCTTTGCTTGAAAAGCGAGGAAAAGTACATTTCGATAAG GTGTGTATTAAACCAGGCAAGCCATTTACATTTGCAGAGATTGACTTTCAATCTACAGAGAGCAAAATTCTAGCTTTTGGGCTACCTGGAAATCCTGTCAGCTCTTTAGTTTGCTTCCATCTCTTTGTGGTCCCTGCAATACGCTACCTTGCAGGGTGGACAAATCCTCATCATTTTAG GGTACAAGCTCGGCTTCGTCAACCAATAAAGACAGATCCAATTAGGCCAGAATATCATCGTGCTTCTGTTATATGGACTGACAATGATGGATCAGGCAATCCAGG TTTTGTTGCTGTGAGCACTGGTCATCAGGTAAGCAGTCGACTACTTAGTATGAAGTCAGCTAATGCTTTGTTGGAGTTTCCAGCAACAGGCAGTGTAGTTTCTGCAGGGACTGCTGTGTCAGCTATCATAATTTCTGACCTAAGACCTATGGCATGTGATGAGAATCATAAGTCATCAGACTCAGCCTTTGCTTTGCCaggaattaaatcaaataaaataactacTGATTCTTCAGGGGATGCTGAAGTCAAAGTGGCTATTCTTACAGTTAGTGATACAGTTGCTATGGGTGCTGGCCCAGATCGAAG TGGTCCCAGGGCAGTTTCTGTTATTAATTCTTCTTCAGAAAGACTAGGAGGAGCAAGAGTTGTAGCCACTGCTGTGGTTCCAGATGATGTGGCAAAAATTCAGGACATTCTAAGAAGATGGAGTGATATTGAACAAATGGATCTCATAATTACTCTTG GGGGGACTGGCTTTACCTCTCGAGATTTAACGCCAGAAGCTACAAAAccattgattgagaaagaaacaCCTGGCCTTCTGCATGTAATGATGCAAGAGAGTTTAAAG GTGACCAAATCTGCAATGCTTTCACGCTCTGCAGCTGGAATCAGAGGATCAACCTTG ATCATTAACATGCCTGGAAACCCTAATGCTGTTGCCGAGTGTATGGAAGCTTTATTGCCGGCACTTAAGCATGGTCTGAAACAGCTCAGGGGagacaagaaagaaaaacatcctCGTCACGTTCCTCATGCCGAAGCAGTTCCTGCAGATGTGTGGGAACAGAGTTATATGCTAGCCACTGGTGCTGGCTCTGATGTCTCTTGTTCCTGTTGCAAGTAA
- the LOC114400536 gene encoding BTB/POZ and MATH domain-containing protein 4: MAGAALSPPTSSKSVTQTVNGSHKFVIEGYSLAKGMGVGKHIASDVFTVGGFHWAIYFYPDGKNPEDNSAYVSVFIALASEGTDVRALFELTLLDQSGQGKHKVHSHFDRSLETGPYTLKYKGSMWGYKRFFRRSLLETSEFLKNDCLKINCTVGVVVSAIDCPQLHSINIPESDIGSHFGALLDNMEGSDITFDVAGDKFPAHKLVLAARSPEFRSKFFNGLDEEKNEIIVTDLEPKVFKAMLHFIYKDTLTEEVDTVSSTTTSDFPVSEILTAKLLAAADKYDLGRLRLMCESRLCKDICVNSVANILTLADHCHATELKAVCLKFAAQNLAAVMRSDGFEHMKEKGPWLQSEILKTIAGCEGDGCSAVEKSQSVWGQLSDGGDMNGRRVRQRI; encoded by the exons ATGGCCGGAGCGGCGTTATCGCCGCCGACGAGTTCGAAGTCGGTGACGCAGACGGTGAACGGGTCGCACAAGTTCGTGATCGAGGGATACTCCCTGGCGAAAGGGATGGGAGTGGGGAAGCACATTGCGAGCGACGTGTTCACGGTGGGAGGGTTCCACTGGGCGATCTACTTCTACCCCGATGGCAAGAATCCCGAGGACAATTCCGCCTACGTCTCCGTCTTCATCGCGTTGGCGAGCGAAGGCACCGACGTCAGGGCCCTCTTCGAGCTCACGCTCCTCGACCAGAGCGGCCAGGGGAAACACAAGGTCCACAGCCATTTTGATCGCTCCCTCGAGACCGGTCCCTACACGCTCAAGTACAAGGGAAGCATGTG GGGGTACAAGCGGTTTTTCAGACGGTCTTTGCTTGAAACCTCTGAATTCCTCAAGAATGATTGTTTGAAAATCAACTGTACAGTTGGAGTTGTGGTTTCAGCAATTGATTGTCCACAACTTCACTCTATTAACATCCCGGAATCTGACATTGGATCACACTTTGGTGCACTATTGGATAATATGGAAGGTTCAGATATTACTTTTGATGTAGCTGGGGATAAGTTCCCTGCTCATAAGTTGGTGTTGGCTGCCAGATCCCCAGAATTTcgatctaaattttttaatggtttAGATGAAGAAAAGAATGAGATTATTGTAACAGATTTAGAACCAAAGGTTTTTAAG GCCATGCTGCACTTTATCTACAAAGATACTCTTACAGAAGAGGTGGACACGGTTTCATCAACCACAACTAGTGACTTTCCGGTTTCTGAGATATTGACAGCAAAATTGTTAGCAGCAGCAGACAAGTATGACTTGGGTAGGCTTAGATTGATGTGTGAATCTCGTCTTTGTAAGGACATTTGTGTGAATTCTGTAGCCAATATTTTAACCTTGGCTGATCATTGCCATGCCACGGAGTTGAAAGCTGTTTGCCTAAAATTTGCTGCTCAAAATCTAGCAG CTGTCATGAGATCAGATGGATTTGAGCATATGAAAGAAAAAGGCCCATGGCTACAATCAGAGATCCTGAAGACAATTGCTGGGTGTGAGGGTGATGGTTGCAGCGCAGTGGAAAAGTCTCAGAGTGTATGGGGCCAACTTTCAGATGGCGGTGACATGAATGGTAGAAGGGTCAGGCAGAGAATCTGA
- the LOC114400545 gene encoding KRR1 small subunit processome component homolog encodes MEIHSEEENGVANESQALEQKEKRKGKHDKPKPWDDDPNIDHWKIEKFDPSWNDGGMLEVSSFSTLFPQYREKYLQEAWPMVKSALKEFGVACELNLVEGSMTVSTTRKTRDPYIIIKARDLIKLLSRSLPAPQAIKILDDEMQCDIIKISGMVRNKERFVKRRQHLVGPNSSTLKALEILTGCYILVQGNTVAAMGSFKGLKQVRRIVEECMLNKMHPVYNIKVLMMKKELEKDPALAQENWDRFLPKFKKKNVKQKKVNTKQKKPYTPFPPPQQPSKIDIQLETGEYFLSNKRKSAKIWQEKQEKQAEKTAENKRKREEAFIPPKEPANLVDKSEDANSNVADMAMSLKKKTKKFGKRKSEENINAETYIIGSSEQASGKKSKKQRS; translated from the exons ATGGAAATCCACTCAGAGGAGGAGAATGGCGTAGCGAACGAGTCACAAGCACTTGAGCAGAAGGAGAAGCGAAAGGGGAAGCACGACAAGCCCAAGCCATGGGACGACGACCCAAACATCGACCACTGGAAGATCGAGAAGTTCGACCCTTCATGGAACGACGGCGGCATGCTCGAAGTGAGCTCCTTCTCCACTCTCTTTCCTCAGTACCGCGAAAAGTACCTCCAAGAAGCTTGGCCCATGGTCAAATCCGCTCTCAAGGAATTCGGCGTTGCTTGCGAACTCAACCTC GTTGAGGGTTCTATGACAGTTTCAACAACCAGAAAGACTAGGGATCCCTATATTATCATCAAAGCCAGGGATCTTATCAAGCTTCTATCACGAAGTCTTCCTGCTCCTCAG GCGATAAAAATACTTGACGATGAAATGCAATGTGACATCATTAAAATCAGTGGCATGGTTCGCAATAAG GAGCGATTTGTAAAAAGAAGACAACATCTTGTGGGTCCCAATTCTTCCACCTTGAAG GCTCTTGAAATACTCACTGGCTGCTACATTCTCGTCCAG GGAAACACAGTTGCTGCTATGGGTTCATTCAAAGGCTTGAAGCAAGTCAGAAGAATTGTTGAAGAATGCATGCTGAATAAAATGCATCCTGTATACAACattaag GTTCTTATGATGAAGAAGGAACTTGAAAAGGACCCAGCACTTGCCCAGGAGAACTGGGACAGGTTCCTTCCAAAATTCAAGAA GAAAAATGTTAAGCAAAAGAAGGTTAACACTAAACAGAAGAAACCATACACTCCTTTCCCTCCACCTCAACAGCCCAGTAAG ATTGATATACAATTAGAGACTGGAGAATACTTTTTAAGTAACAAGAGGAAATCAGCAAAGATATGGCAAGAGAAGCAGGAGAAGCAGGCTGAAAAAACTGctgaaaacaaaaggaaaagagaagagGCCTTTATCCCACCCAAG GAGCCTGCAAACCTGGTGGATAAATCTGAGGATGCTAACAGTAATGTAGCTGACATGGCAATGTCCTTAAAG aaaaaaacaaagaagttTGGGAAGCGTAAAtctgaagaaaatataaatgccGAGACATATATTATAGGATCATCAGAACAAGCATCGGGAAAGAAATCCAAGAAGCAAAGGTCTTAA